A region from the Brassica napus cultivar Da-Ae chromosome C8, Da-Ae, whole genome shotgun sequence genome encodes:
- the LOC106363761 gene encoding DDT domain-containing protein DDR4 isoform X3, producing the protein MGSSSDIVPDRSSPGNHRSPADDASPVAGTKIPAEDPTTLRRTRPSRACTVRAQERLQEQQAAERKVRPLKKECKRREEEVDDDDAEEEEEDEKNQRQCVGGGSSGKSKIVTFLVPPPEPSQMPRWNLRSTWELASVLNFLHVFRPLLKINAEFSAEEFETALLNPNDTLSDIHIPLLKAIPPVTRTALTRDTWVTVLCRKIRDSWHWVAEGDLPIIAAQGRETEVYKSLDPAIRVVILKALCDIRVEQEDIRSYIDNSLKTGVHVSAFRKNRVGGDSHGVNFWYEDDPFVGHRLYREIRKAEVVKVRTKGSKILPNVTYQWETVATNFDEFQDVSEKLNSSSSRIEISLGKKLTRDMLPEIEKEHKRKEKLLKKQHRQALLLDNYLVVDGLGVGRSLRDRKPVRYTFDDYDRSINEAIKITKKKDPSPEEPFLHRRESARLDALANGSSTCSTHPAEPVNDTASAGSSDSDGFDEQRDESMDRRQDTVRRQRPQRYSATDFVETVSDNDAGFESDDDIVGEAVYDEEYLRKRKRKKQSSGSEGEEENGDEEYKWDEDNAEYEEEEEEEEEDEDSLSGSEEDSDEPRRGKKMPRREAKSRSRSRSNDYRTGLRRSKRATRIDYQQYEFSESDKEATGAAKRKRLVEPDEHSDESGNGNFTMGSEDSEEKANDHESESPDEEETREVNDNAEKTNGTENNNQVNKSNCTDQEVEGAVGKRHYLDLNELAPVSGFDDGPSTVLKDDDKTDNL; encoded by the exons ATGGGCTCCTCCTCCGATATCGTCCCTGACCGATCTTCCCCCGGGAACCACCGCTCCCCCGCCGACGACGCTTCTCCGGTTGCCGGTACCAAAATTCCGGCGGAGGATCCGACGACGCTGAGGAGAACGAGGCCTTCGCGAGCCTGCACTGTTAGGGCGCAGGAGCGGCTTCAGGAGCAGCAAGCGGCGGAGAGAAAGGTCAGGCCTTTGAAGAAGGAGTGTAAACGGAGGGAAGAAgaggttgatgatgatgatgcggaggaggaggaggaagatgagAAAAATCAGCGGCAATGCGTTGGAGGAGGAAGTTCAGGCAAAAGCAAAATCGTTACCTTTCTTGTCCCGCCACCGGAGCCTTCGCAGATGCCGCGGTGGAATCTTAGGTCTACGTGGGAACTTGCTTCCGTACTCAACTTCTTGCAT GTTTTTAGACCGCTTTTGAAGATCAATGCGGAGTTTTCAGCTGAGGAGTTTGAGACGGCTTTGCTGAATCCTAACGATACTTTAAGTGACATTCATATTCCTCTCCTAAAG GCCATTCCTCCTGTAACTAGAACGGCCCTCACACGTGATACCTGGGTCACTGTCTTGTGCAGAAAAATTAGAGATTCCTGGCATTGG GTCGCAGAAGGGGACCTTCCTATTATTGCCGCGCAAGG GCGGGAGACCGAAGTGTACAAATCTCTTGATCCAGCCATTCGTGTGGTGATTTTGAAAGCTTTATGTGATATTCGTGTTGAG CAAGAGGATATCAGGAGCTACATTGACAATTCCCTTAAAACTGGTGTTCATGTGTCAGCTTTTCGCAAAAATCGCGTTGGGGGTGATTCACATGGAGTTAATTTTTG gTATGAGGATGATCCCTTTGTTGGTCACCGTTTATATCGGGAAATAAGGAAAGCAGAGGTGGTTAAGGTCAGAACGAAGGGTTCCAAGATTCTTCCTAACGTAACATATCAATGGGAAACTGTTGCCACCAATTTCGATGAATTCCAAGATGTTTCT GAGAAACTTAATTCAAGTAGTAGTAGAATTGAGATTTCTCTAGGGAAGAAGTTAACTAGAGATATGCTTCCTGAGATAGAAAAAGAACACAAG AGGAAAGAAAAATTGTTGAAAAAGCAACATAGACAGGCTCTTCTCCTTGATAACTATTTGGTTGTCGACGGTCTTGGTGTTGGCCGTTCTCTTCGTGACAGGAAGCCAGTTAGATACACTTTTG ATGATTATGATAGGTCGATAAACGAAGCTATCAAGATAACAAA GAAGAAAGATCCATCACCAGAAGAACCTTTCCTCCACAGAAGAGAATCAGCCAGGTTGGACGCTCTTGCGAATGGCAGTTCGACATGTTCAACCCACCCAGCTGAGCCTGTGAACGATACAGCATCTGCGGGATCTTCTGATTCTGATGGGTTCGATGAGCAGAGAGATGAATCCATGGACAGAAGGCAAGATACAGT GCGCAGACAACGGCCCCAGCGGTATTCAGCGACGGACTTTGTTGAAACTGTTTCAGACAATGATGCAGGATTCGAAAGCGATGATGACATTGTTGGGGAAGCAGTTTATGATGAAGAGTATCTTAGGAAGCGTAAACGGAAGAAGCAATCTAGTGGTTCTGAGGGAGAGGAAGAGAACGGAGATGAAGAGTACAAATGGGATGAAGACAATGCTGAGtacgaggaagaggaagaagaagaagaagaagatgaagattcTCTAAGTGGTAGCGAAGAAGATAGCGATGAACCCCGAAGAGGTAAGAAAATGCCACGGAGAGAAGCTAAGTCAAGATCAAGATCAAGGTCAAATGATTACCGGACAGGTCTGAGACGTAGTAAAAGAGCCACAAGAATCGATTACCAACAATATGAGTTCTCGGAATCAGACAAGGAAGCAACAGGAGCGGCTAAACGGAAACGATTGGTTGAGCCAGATGAACATTCCGATGAATCAGGGAATGGGAACTTCACAATGGGAAGTGAGGACTCGGAAGAAAAGGCAAATGACCATGAATCAGAATCTCCTGATGAAGAAGAGACTAGAGAAGTCAATGACAATGCAGAGAAAACAAATGGCACAGAGAATAATAATCAAGTGAACAAGTCAAACTGCACAGACCAAGAAGTTGAGGGTGCAGTAGGCAAAAGGCATTACCTCGATTTAAACGAGCTTGCTCCTGTATCTGGTTTTGATGATGGTCCAAGTACAGTTTTGAAGGATGATGATAAGACAGACAACTTATAA